A stretch of DNA from Terriglobales bacterium:
TGGAGCGCCTGCGCTTCCTGGCTGGGGCCTCGCACGTGCATCGCGGCCAGTTGCTTCGCGAAGGCGGGAATCTGCCGGAGGCGCTGGCGGAGTTCGAGAAAGCCGCCGCGCTCGATGCCTCCAGCTTCATCGCCCAGCAGGAGATCCGCCGCACCCGCGCCCTGCTCGACGCCCAGCAGGCCGCTCCTCCCACGGCCGCTCCTGCACCGCCACCCGGCAGCAGCCTGAGCAGGCGCATCCAGGAGGCGCAAGGCCCGGTAGAGTTGGCTGCCATCTCCGACCAGCCCATCACGCTGCATCTTTCCGGCGATAGCCGCATGATCTATGAGAGCCTGGGCAAAGTGGCCGGCATCAACGTGCTCTTCGATCCGGACTACACCCCGCGGCGCGTGAGCATCGACCTCAACGCCGTCACCCTGAGCCAGGCGCTCAACATCGTGGCCATGGAGTCGAAGACCTTCTGGCGTCCGGTGACCTCAAACACCATCTTCATCGCCGCCGACACCAGCGCCAAGCGCAAGGAGCTGGAGCAGAGCGTCATCAAGAGCTTCTATCTTTCCAATCTCTCGGCGGCCAGCGAGCTGCAGGACGTGGTGAACGCGCTGCGGCAGATCCTGGAGTTCAGCCGGGTGCAGCAGGTGCCGTCGCAGAACATGGTCATCGTGCGCGGCACGCCGGACCAGGTGGCGCTGGCCGAAAAACTGATCAATGACATGGACAAGGCCCGCCCCGAGGTGATCGTGGAAGTGGCCGTCCTGCAGGTGCGGCGCGACAAACTGCGCCAACTGGGCATCCGGCCGCCCACCAGCGCCTCCGTCCAACTGGCCGGGACCACCTCCACCAGCACCTCCGGCACCACCACCACCACCACCACCACGCCCGGGACCATTAACCTGAGGAGTCTGGCGCACCTGAACGCTACCGACTTCATCGCCACCATTCCCGCGGCGACGGCCACCCTGCTGTTCACCGACGACAACACCAAGATCATCCAGAACCCGCAGATCCGGGCGCTGGACGGCCAGAAGGCATCGCTGAAGATCGGCGACAAAGTGCCCGTCGCGACGGGCTCCTTTCAGCCGGGCATCGGCGGCGTGGGCATCAATCCCCTGGTCAACACTCAGTTCCAGTACCTGGACGTGGGCGTGAACATCGACATCACGCCGCGGGTGCACGCCGGCCGCGAGGTCACGCTCAAGCTGATGATCGACATCTCTTCGGTCACCTCGCGCGTGAACATCGGGGGCATCGACCAGCCGGTGATCGGCCAGCGCAAGATCGAGCACGAGATCCGCCTGAAGGAAGGCGAGGTCAACCTGCTGGGCGGCATCCTCGAGGAACAGGACATCAAGACGCTGGGGGGGATCCCCGGATTGGGGCGCATCCCCTTCTTCCGCTACTTCTTCTCCGATGAGAAAAAGGAGAGGATCGAGAGCGAGATCGTCTTCGCGCTGATTCCGCACAT
This window harbors:
- a CDS encoding secretin N-terminal domain-containing protein is translated as MRKLARAMALLGALLLALPTAADEAKTLYKQGKEAEIRQNYEAAYDAYRKAWELKPGDLKYRTSMERLRFLAGASHVHRGQLLREGGNLPEALAEFEKAAALDASSFIAQQEIRRTRALLDAQQAAPPTAAPAPPPGSSLSRRIQEAQGPVELAAISDQPITLHLSGDSRMIYESLGKVAGINVLFDPDYTPRRVSIDLNAVTLSQALNIVAMESKTFWRPVTSNTIFIAADTSAKRKELEQSVIKSFYLSNLSAASELQDVVNALRQILEFSRVQQVPSQNMVIVRGTPDQVALAEKLINDMDKARPEVIVEVAVLQVRRDKLRQLGIRPPTSASVQLAGTTSTSTSGTTTTTTTTPGTINLRSLAHLNATDFIATIPAATATLLFTDDNTKIIQNPQIRALDGQKASLKIGDKVPVATGSFQPGIGGVGINPLVNTQFQYLDVGVNIDITPRVHAGREVTLKLMIDISSVTSRVNIGGIDQPVIGQRKIEHEIRLKEGEVNLLGGILEEQDIKTLGGIPGLGRIPFFRYFFSDEKKERIESEIVFALIPHIVRSQELSELNTRTLDVGTGTAIDLRRAGNAEAPRPTAAAPSGAALVTQPPATVMGPNPVPPRPAPIGPRALRFDPVESTQAVGSTFVVNIVYSGADPIYAVPVQVSYDPRVLQLLNISNGGFLAGDGQSVALVHREDPPGTLQVSATRPPGAGGVAGEGPVFSLTFVAKAPGQSSLIITRPGARDANMQMLQVVATPATVTVR